Proteins from a genomic interval of Tachyglossus aculeatus isolate mTacAcu1 unplaced genomic scaffold, mTacAcu1.pri scaffold_75_arrow_ctg1, whole genome shotgun sequence:
- the LOC119923991 gene encoding olfactory receptor 1038-like — MTKGNRSQPSEFILTGLTKLPELQIPLFVVFLLIYCTTLVGNLGLIFLTRTDSRLQTPMYFFLGHLALVDVGHSTAVGPQVLVNLLEERKSISFYLCAVQFCCFITFIITEIFLMSAMAYDRYVAICNPLLYKLIISEKVCTLLVAIPYIYSLAVSLFSVVFTFQLSFCGNNIIDHFYCDSLPILALSCSDTHFIEYFILGDSTFILIFSLLVVLISYIFIISTILKIRSAQGRHKVFSTCGSHLVGVTVFYGTLIFMYMRPPASHSFVTDKIASVFYTQVLPMLNPMIYSLRNREVKEALERTLTAHWLHFKLLKF; from the coding sequence ATGACTAAGGGAAATCGTTCCCAACCGAGTGAGTTCATTCTCACTGGGCTCACAAAACTTCCAGAGCTGCAGATCCCTCTCTTCGTCGTGTTTCTGCTTATCTATTGTACCACACTCGTGGGGAACCTGGGCCTAATCTTCCTTACCAGGACTGATTCTCGACTTCaaactcccatgtactttttccttggCCACTTGGCTTTGGTTGATGTTGGTCATTCCACAGCTGTGGGCCCCCAAGTGCTGGTCAATTTGCTGGAGGAGAGAAAATCCATTTCCTTCTACCTCTGTGCCGTGCAATTCTGTTGCTTCATTACTTTTATCATTACCGAAATTTTCCTCATGTCTGCGatggcctacgaccgctatgtggccatctgcaatcCTCTGCTCTACAAGCTCATCATCTCGGAGAAAGTTTGCACTCTTTTGGTTGCCATTCCCTACATCTACAGCTTGGCTGTCTCCCTGTTCTCGGTAGTCTTCACATTTCAGTTGTCCTTCTGTGGCAATAACATCATTGATCATTTCTATTGTGATAGCCTACCCATCCTGGCATTATCCTGTTCTGACACCCATTTCATAGAATATTTCATTTTGGGGGATTCTACTTTCATTTTGATTTTCTCCCTCCTGGTTGTCCTGATCTCCTACATCTTCATCATCTCTACCATCCTAAAGATCCGTTCTGCCCAAGGCAGACACAAAGTCTTCTCTACTTGTGGTTCCCACCTAGTGGGGGTGACTGTGTTCTACGGGACTCTGATTTTTATGTACATGCGGCCACCAGCTAGTCATTCATTTGTAACAGATAAAATTGCCTCCGTGTTTTACACCCAGGTGCTTCCTATGCTGAACCCcatgatctacagtctgaggaaccgggagGTGAAAGAGGCCCTGGAAAGAACTCTCACTGCTCATTGGTTACATTTCAAACTCTTGAAATTCTGA
- the LOC119923992 gene encoding LOW QUALITY PROTEIN: olfactory receptor 5M11-like (The sequence of the model RefSeq protein was modified relative to this genomic sequence to represent the inferred CDS: inserted 1 base in 1 codon), whose product MSSDNYTSVTDFILLGLTDRPELQGFLLVLFLIIYFFTLLGNLDLIVLILLNSILHTAMYFFLTNLAFVDLCYSTVTTPKMLTNILSEKKTSSFAGRFIQFYIFIALHLIEFYMLAVMVYDRYMAICHPLHYSIKMSRRVGTCLIAFPHVCGFSDGLFQXITIFRLSFCGCNVIDHFHCANPPLIKLSCSNTHFKENAMHHSAVFNLFNSLTIITLSSVFILTAILKTQSSEKRSKEFPTCGSHMMGVTLFYGSLFCMHVRPLKDQSMEQSKIIYIFYTFVHPMLNLMIYSLRNKDVKATLRKLINERAILPFYNKLTLREVYLHHICKPLNNSLTFPPEIGLLELMLHIVLHLNFKCRSLCKVGRTQVITLTGTPTPHFKIVQFYELTFLKRGASSSKWKKSFRDLASEL is encoded by the exons ATGTCCAGTGACAATTACACTTCTGTGACAGACTTTATTCTCTTGGGTCTCACAGATCGTCCAGAGCTTCAAGGCTTCCTCCTTGTGTTATTTTTAATCATCTACTTTTTCACCTTGTTAGGCAACTTGGATCTGATTGTGTTAATTCTACTAAATTCTATCCTTCACACagccatgtatttcttcctcactaACTTAGCATTTGTCGACCTGTGCTATTCTACAGTCACAACCCCCAAGATGCTGACTAACATCTTATCAGAGAAGAAGACCAGCTCCTTTGCCGGTCGTTTCATTCAATTCTATATTTTCATTGCTTTGCACCTTATAGAGTTTTATATGCTGGCGGTAATGGTGTATGACCGCTATATGGCTATCTGCCACCCTCTACATTACAGCATCAAAATGTCCAGAAGGGTTGGCACCTGCCTCATCGCTTTCCCCCATGTATGTGGCTTCTCCGATGGCCTGTTCC ACATCACAATATTCAGATTGTCCTTTTGTGGATGCAACGTCATCGACCATTTTCACTGTGCCAACCCACCTCTCATAAAGCTGTCTTGCTCTAATACCCACTTCAAAGAAAATGCCATGCACCACTCTGCTGTATTTAACCTCTTCAACTCCCTCACAATCATTACCTTGTCTTCTGTCTTCATTCTCACAGCAATCCTCAAGACCCAGTCTTCTGAGAAAAGGAGTAAAGAGTTTCCCACCTGCGGATCCCACATGATGGGTGTCACTTTATTTTATGGGTCACTCTTCTGCATGCATGTGAGACCTCTGAAGGATCAGTCCATGGAGCAGTCCAAGATAATATATATCTTCTATACATTTGTGCATCCGATGTTGAATCTaatgatctacagtctgaggaacaaagatgtaAAAGCGACCTTGAGGAAATTGATAAATGAAAGGGCAATACTTCCATTTTACAATAAATT GACATTGAGAGAGGTATATCTCCATCACATCTGTAAGCCACTAAACAATTCCCTCACTTTTCCCCCAGAAATCGGTCTCCTAGAGCTTATGCTCCACATAGTCCTCCACTTGAACTTTAAATGCAG AAGTTTGTGtaaagtgggaagaacacaggttaTCACACTAACTGGCACTCCAACCCCTCATTTCAAGATCGTTCAATTCTATGAATTAACATTTCTCAAGAGAGGTGCTTCAAGTAGTAAATGGAAGAAATCCTTCAGGGACTTGGCCAGTGAATTATGA